From the Leptolyngbya sp. O-77 genome, one window contains:
- a CDS encoding MFS transporter — MKNSALWFVVCLGVVSLCADATYEGARSITGAYLGSLGASGAAVGWVAGLGELIGYGFRLVIGYLSDRTRQYWRITTLGYCINTAVVPLLSLTTAWPAAAGLMIAERTGKAVRTPPRDVLLSHGAMQIGRGFGFGLHEAMDQIGAVGGPLMVAAMLTWQYGYRGGFAILVIPAVLGLLVLLTTQRIYPNPRDFEPPTPADLHTEGLPRRFWIYLGAIALVAAGYADFPLIAFHLQRTGVESTSQIPLLYALAMGVDAIAALLFGRWFDRVGLGSLMLAIALSLLFAPLVFLGSFQTAIWGMVLWGIGMGAQESIMKAAVAGIVPPQRRGSAFGIFNTGYGLAWFAGSALMGTLYDFSRPALVIFSVLIQALSLLVLFFVARGVHPS, encoded by the coding sequence ATGAAAAACTCTGCACTTTGGTTCGTGGTGTGTTTGGGGGTGGTGAGTCTGTGCGCGGATGCAACTTATGAAGGGGCGCGGAGCATTACGGGTGCGTATCTGGGTAGCCTGGGCGCAAGCGGCGCGGCGGTGGGTTGGGTGGCAGGGCTGGGCGAACTGATTGGCTACGGGTTTCGGCTGGTCATTGGCTATTTGAGCGATCGCACTCGACAATATTGGCGCATCACTACGCTGGGCTACTGCATCAACACGGCCGTCGTGCCGCTGCTGTCGCTGACCACCGCCTGGCCCGCCGCCGCCGGACTGATGATCGCCGAACGCACGGGCAAGGCCGTCCGCACGCCGCCGCGAGATGTGCTGCTGTCCCACGGCGCAATGCAGATCGGGCGGGGATTTGGCTTTGGGCTGCACGAGGCGATGGATCAAATTGGGGCTGTGGGCGGGCCGCTGATGGTGGCGGCGATGCTGACCTGGCAGTATGGCTATCGCGGCGGCTTTGCGATTCTGGTGATTCCGGCGGTGCTGGGGCTGCTGGTGCTGCTGACAACGCAGCGGATTTATCCGAATCCGAGAGACTTTGAGCCGCCGACTCCGGCGGATTTGCACACGGAGGGGCTGCCGCGCCGCTTTTGGATTTATCTGGGGGCGATCGCCCTCGTCGCGGCGGGCTATGCCGACTTTCCGCTGATTGCCTTTCATCTGCAACGGACGGGTGTGGAATCTACCAGCCAGATTCCGCTGCTGTATGCGCTGGCAATGGGGGTAGATGCGATCGCCGCGCTGCTGTTTGGGCGCTGGTTTGACCGGGTGGGGCTGGGCAGCCTGATGCTGGCGATCGCCCTGTCGCTGCTGTTCGCGCCGTTGGTCTTTTTGGGCAGCTTCCAGACGGCAATCTGGGGGATGGTGCTGTGGGGCATTGGCATGGGCGCACAGGAATCCATCATGAAGGCGGCGGTTGCGGGTATCGTCCCGCCCCAGCGACGCGGCTCGGCCTTCGGCATTTTCAACACGGGCTATGGGCTGGCGTGGTTTGCGGGCAGCGCCCTGATGGGCACGCTCTACGATTTTTCGCGGCCCGCCCTGGTGATTTTTTCGGTGCTGATCCAAGCCCTATCGCTGCTGGTTCTGTTTTTCGTCGCTAGGGGTGTGCATCCGTCCTGA
- a CDS encoding AAA family ATPase — MAISEEFHRRWCALLERVDDCKSEKALETEVLLPMLELLGYRPQDILQQVPFGKKRVDFLLRAQQSAPYCHYLIIEAKSPKQSIAHNSWQLRDYLLASGSILGLLTNGKQFRLLYNDGETVHSLWNYSRDYLYQSYRVLGSLLWKRNCDRVMEVFGSSHRKIHEQLVRAIAQLSHDPQVLSVLPIQPDLSPLTAPRNAMIITVFNNKGGVGKTTLTINLAAALAQMGKRVLLIDIDAQANLTTGLGIDPLEDIEKVGRKDITHLLTEPRLVLDDVIVKKRWGSVVLDVVPSHIRLSNMENQLIQIVDSDRILAKKLKSQDYDFVFIDPPPSFGKVNRISLMASGGVLVPTQLSPYPIRALEFVLGQVEEVGQFRETPLPIVGIAVSMHDRTSRAFNLSMVEELYGRLNKLPGGNQVQLFSEATWVPRLNIVSKSQSEGCPLFAIDSLDGLSAQDRTAAENALASFESLAQELLQKVEAAA, encoded by the coding sequence ATGGCAATTTCAGAGGAGTTTCATCGGCGCTGGTGTGCATTGCTGGAGCGCGTCGATGACTGCAAATCTGAAAAAGCCCTGGAAACCGAAGTCCTCTTGCCCATGCTGGAACTGCTGGGCTATCGGCCGCAGGATATTCTTCAGCAGGTTCCATTTGGCAAAAAGCGGGTTGACTTTTTGCTCAGAGCGCAGCAGTCTGCTCCCTACTGCCACTATCTAATCATCGAAGCCAAATCTCCCAAACAGTCAATCGCCCACAATAGTTGGCAACTGCGGGATTATCTGCTCGCTTCGGGCAGCATTTTGGGACTATTGACCAACGGCAAGCAATTTCGCCTGCTTTACAACGATGGCGAGACGGTTCACTCGCTCTGGAACTACAGCCGCGACTACCTGTATCAAAGCTATCGGGTGTTGGGGTCGCTGCTGTGGAAGCGAAACTGCGATCGCGTCATGGAGGTCTTTGGCAGCAGCCACCGCAAAATTCACGAACAGCTTGTGCGGGCGATCGCCCAACTGTCGCACGACCCCCAAGTTCTCTCTGTCCTGCCGATACAGCCCGATTTATCTCCCCTCACTGCACCCCGAAACGCTATGATCATCACCGTTTTCAACAACAAAGGCGGCGTTGGCAAAACCACCCTGACGATTAACCTCGCTGCGGCGCTGGCGCAAATGGGCAAGCGGGTGCTGCTGATTGACATCGACGCACAGGCAAACCTGACAACTGGTTTGGGAATCGACCCGCTAGAAGATATAGAAAAAGTCGGGCGAAAAGACATTACCCACTTGCTGACGGAACCCCGGCTGGTGCTGGACGACGTGATTGTAAAAAAGCGCTGGGGCAGTGTGGTTTTAGACGTGGTGCCCTCCCACATTCGCCTCAGCAATATGGAGAATCAACTGATTCAGATTGTAGACAGCGATCGCATTCTGGCCAAAAAGCTCAAAAGCCAGGACTATGACTTTGTGTTTATCGACCCGCCGCCCTCCTTTGGCAAGGTAAACCGCATTTCTCTGATGGCCTCTGGGGGTGTGCTAGTGCCGACTCAGCTTTCGCCCTATCCCATCCGGGCGCTGGAATTTGTCCTAGGACAGGTCGAAGAAGTCGGGCAGTTTCGCGAAACGCCGCTGCCCATCGTGGGTATTGCGGTGAGTATGCACGACCGCACCTCGCGGGCCTTTAACCTGTCGATGGTTGAAGAGTTGTACGGACGGTTAAATAAGCTGCCCGGTGGAAATCAGGTGCAACTGTTTTCTGAGGCAACCTGGGTGCCCCGCCTCAACATCGTGTCCAAGTCTCAGAGTGAGGGCTGTCCGCTGTTTGCGATTGATTCTCTGGATGGACTCAGCGCCCAAGACCGCACCGCTGCCGAGAATGCGCTTGCGTCCTTTGAGTCGCTGGCTCAAGAACTCCTGCAAAAGGTCGAAGCGGCGGCATAG
- a CDS encoding dihydrofolate reductase family protein, translating to MKTQYYTATSLDGYIADANNSLEWLFQFGDPENGSYAGFIQEVGAIAMGSTTYEWILNHNSPDNPDSNPAQPAWSYTQPAWVFTTRTLPAIPGADIRFVKGDVRPVHEAMRAIAQDKNIWVVGGGDLAGQFYDHGLLDEIIVTIASVTLGSGAPLLPRQITTPPLKLVSTTTYGTAFAELRYAVQRSVDAV from the coding sequence GTGAAAACGCAGTATTACACGGCGACCAGCCTGGACGGCTACATTGCCGACGCAAACAATTCTTTGGAGTGGCTATTTCAGTTTGGCGATCCCGAAAACGGCAGCTACGCTGGCTTTATACAAGAAGTGGGGGCGATCGCTATGGGTTCCACCACCTACGAGTGGATTCTCAATCACAACAGCCCCGACAATCCTGATTCCAACCCGGCGCAGCCCGCCTGGAGCTACACGCAGCCCGCCTGGGTGTTTACCACGCGCACGCTGCCTGCCATTCCCGGTGCAGATATTCGCTTTGTGAAAGGCGACGTGCGTCCGGTGCATGAGGCAATGCGGGCGATCGCCCAGGACAAAAACATCTGGGTGGTGGGCGGCGGCGACCTGGCAGGGCAGTTTTATGACCACGGGCTATTGGATGAAATTATCGTGACCATTGCCTCGGTCACGCTGGGCAGCGGTGCGCCCCTGCTGCCACGCCAAATCACCACGCCGCCCCTCAAGCTGGTGTCTACAACGACCTATGGCACGGCCTTTGCCGAACTGCGCTATGCAGTGCAGCGAAGCGTCGATGCCGTCTAG
- a CDS encoding Chromate resistance protein ChrB, with protein sequence MSRQSWNLLIYRVPSQPSTQRVYVWRKLKGWGGLYLQQSVCVLPQRQNLQRQLEALTMEIINGGGEADLLTVTIEEDKQNSRLIERFQQQAAAEYMEFLGRCRDFHQELERERQKKNLTFAELDENEAELSKLRSWLPKIRERDLFEAAGYAPAVEALRLCEEDFQRFSQQVYEAQDL encoded by the coding sequence ATGTCTCGTCAATCTTGGAATCTGCTGATCTACCGGGTTCCCTCTCAGCCGTCCACGCAGAGGGTCTACGTCTGGCGAAAGTTAAAAGGGTGGGGGGGATTGTATCTCCAGCAATCGGTTTGCGTGCTGCCCCAGCGTCAGAATTTGCAGAGACAGCTAGAGGCACTGACAATGGAAATTATTAACGGTGGGGGGGAGGCAGACCTGCTGACCGTCACAATTGAAGAAGATAAACAAAACTCAAGACTGATTGAGCGATTTCAGCAGCAGGCAGCGGCCGAGTATATGGAATTTCTGGGACGCTGCCGCGACTTTCACCAAGAGCTAGAGCGTGAGCGGCAAAAGAAGAATCTTACCTTTGCTGAACTCGACGAAAATGAAGCAGAGCTAAGCAAGCTGCGCTCATGGCTGCCCAAGATCCGCGAGCGAGACTTGTTCGAGGCGGCTGGATATGCTCCGGCAGTAGAGGCGCTAAGGCTCTGTGAAGAAGACTTTCAGCGATTTAGCCAGCAAGTCTACGAGGCTCAAGATTTGTAG
- a CDS encoding MBL fold metallo-hydrolase — MAHLTQRRPENVSGDFYVDSTCIDCDTCRWMAPETFCEAGEQSAVYHQPTTEAERLRAMQALLSCPTASIGTVHKPLDVQQVQRSFPIPITDTVSHCGYHAESSYGAASYLIQRAAGNVLVDSPRFAPPLVKRLEELGGVRYLYLTHRDDVADHQKFQAHFGCDRLLHEDDITRATQDVEIQLSGSDPVQLAPDLLIIPVPGHTKGHTVLLYDDTVLFTGDHLAWSAELDHLYAFRRACWYSWAALLQSMKRLANYSFEWVLPGHGRRYQGDRQTMADQMQKCILWMETQ; from the coding sequence ATGGCACACCTCACCCAGCGCCGTCCCGAAAACGTGAGTGGCGATTTCTATGTGGATTCCACCTGCATCGACTGCGACACCTGTCGGTGGATGGCTCCCGAAACCTTTTGCGAAGCAGGCGAGCAGTCTGCGGTTTATCATCAGCCGACGACCGAAGCCGAGCGCTTACGGGCGATGCAGGCGCTGCTGTCTTGCCCCACCGCCTCTATCGGCACAGTTCACAAGCCCCTGGACGTTCAACAAGTCCAGCGCAGTTTTCCGATTCCAATTACCGACACTGTTTCGCACTGCGGCTATCATGCTGAAAGCTCCTACGGCGCAGCCAGCTATCTGATTCAGCGGGCAGCAGGTAATGTACTGGTCGATTCGCCCCGGTTTGCGCCGCCGCTGGTGAAGCGACTGGAAGAACTGGGCGGCGTTCGTTATTTGTATCTTACTCACCGCGATGACGTAGCAGATCATCAAAAGTTTCAGGCGCACTTTGGGTGCGATCGCCTTTTGCATGAAGACGACATCACCCGCGCCACGCAGGATGTGGAGATTCAGCTATCCGGCAGCGACCCCGTTCAGCTTGCGCCCGATTTGCTGATCATTCCGGTTCCTGGACACACCAAAGGGCACACCGTTTTGCTGTATGACGACACGGTTTTGTTCACGGGCGATCACCTGGCCTGGTCTGCTGAGCTTGACCATTTGTATGCATTTCGCCGCGCCTGCTGGTATTCCTGGGCGGCGCTGTTGCAGTCGATGAAACGGTTGGCAAATTACTCGTTTGAGTGGGTGCTGCCAGGGCATGGCCGCCGCTATCAGGGCGATCGCCAAACAATGGCAGACCAGATGCAAAAATGCATCCTCTGGATGGAAACTCAGTAG
- a CDS encoding DUF5357 family protein, giving the protein MKELLDELWNQLRPPRTFSWQTLVLLSLFSWALSILVETLILKDLLSRFGWLFLTFGVGWALSGNKLNILGLEIQTGPWITGALACVVLFAGWVGDLGRVAWVSWPIFSAISAAVPYFFPRFTFSIPDPKVRQDLILRAVLAGTMSCWIQFHFVVQDWLRDYPSLLSDDFRRSSFVVRLDEEQRNPDHNMPRVELLMNLAEGYIRRSLEGLPWSDTERWLIALDQQVPQLQQLVFRQANEATARPLPEDAFWRFSAVVPPGEPEYTLRLRMLWTGPTSTNLPYVYEKACLISQVTQPPGAGEVVAGASLTRVECNPIQRISLTQPP; this is encoded by the coding sequence GTGAAAGAACTGCTCGACGAACTTTGGAACCAGTTGCGGCCGCCCCGGACGTTTTCCTGGCAAACGCTGGTGCTGCTGAGCTTGTTTTCGTGGGCGCTGTCTATCCTGGTCGAAACGCTCATTCTCAAGGATTTGCTGTCGCGGTTTGGCTGGCTCTTTCTGACGTTCGGCGTGGGCTGGGCGCTGTCGGGAAACAAGCTCAATATTCTGGGATTAGAAATTCAAACCGGGCCGTGGATTACCGGGGCGCTGGCTTGTGTGGTGCTATTTGCGGGGTGGGTGGGCGATCTGGGGCGGGTGGCGTGGGTGAGTTGGCCGATCTTTTCAGCAATTTCAGCGGCCGTGCCCTACTTTTTCCCCCGATTTACCTTCAGCATTCCCGACCCCAAGGTGCGACAAGACCTGATTTTGCGGGCGGTGCTGGCGGGCACGATGAGCTGTTGGATTCAATTTCATTTTGTGGTGCAAGACTGGCTACGCGACTATCCCAGTTTGCTGTCGGATGATTTTCGCCGCAGCTCGTTTGTGGTGCGGCTGGATGAGGAGCAGCGCAACCCCGACCACAATATGCCACGGGTAGAACTGTTGATGAATCTGGCAGAGGGCTATATCAGGCGATCGCTCGAAGGGCTGCCCTGGAGCGATACCGAGCGCTGGCTGATTGCGCTCGATCAGCAAGTTCCGCAACTGCAACAGCTCGTCTTTCGACAGGCAAACGAAGCGACCGCACGCCCCCTGCCCGAAGATGCTTTCTGGCGGTTTAGCGCAGTCGTGCCACCCGGCGAACCCGAATACACACTGCGGCTACGGATGCTGTGGACTGGCCCGACCAGCACCAACCTTCCTTATGTATATGAAAAAGCTTGCCTTATTTCCCAAGTCACACAGCCACCGGGCGCGGGCGAAGTGGTGGCAGGTGCGTCCCTGACGCGGGTAGAATGCAACCCAATTCAGCGAATTTCGCTGACGCAACCACCGTAA
- a CDS encoding N-acetylmuramoyl-L-alanine amidase, protein MPRNRLIQRFDWQQISPTQVQYTVQLNSRHQWGYQLRYEGTSLVLSLRNPPVLSSSRRQPLTGLRIFLDPGHGGPDDLGARGPTGYPEKDVALIVSKLLRDRLQARGATVIMSRTEDIDLGPNERAAMIVEQEPHLAPQHSLQRSAPTMAMRSTPQASARSGIKNQAQDLAEFLHDYLVETRDRPSYGVFWNNLALTRPAVAPSVLLELGFMINPFEFEWIVDSQEQARLADALADGIEAWLQRAVSE, encoded by the coding sequence GTGCCGCGCAATCGCCTGATTCAGCGCTTCGACTGGCAGCAAATTTCCCCAACCCAGGTGCAATACACCGTGCAGCTTAACTCGCGCCACCAGTGGGGCTATCAGCTGCGCTACGAGGGCACTAGCCTGGTGCTGTCGCTGCGAAACCCGCCAGTGCTGTCGTCATCGCGGCGGCAACCGCTGACGGGACTGCGGATTTTTCTCGACCCCGGCCACGGCGGCCCGGATGACCTCGGCGCTCGCGGCCCCACGGGCTATCCCGAAAAAGACGTGGCGCTGATTGTGTCCAAACTGCTGCGCGATCGCCTGCAAGCCAGAGGCGCAACGGTGATCATGAGCCGCACCGAAGACATCGACCTCGGCCCCAACGAACGCGCCGCTATGATCGTGGAGCAAGAGCCGCACCTCGCCCCTCAGCATTCACTACAACGCTCTGCCCCGACGATGGCGATGCGATCAACACCGCAGGCATCGGCACGTTCTGGTATCAAAAACCAGGCGCAAGACCTGGCGGAATTTTTGCACGATTACCTAGTCGAAACGCGCGATCGCCCCTCTTACGGCGTGTTTTGGAACAATCTCGCCCTGACGCGCCCTGCCGTCGCGCCGTCTGTCCTTCTAGAACTCGGCTTTATGATCAATCCCTTTGAATTCGAGTGGATTGTCGATTCCCAAGAGCAGGCGCGGCTGGCCGATGCCCTGGCCGACGGCATCGAAGCCTGGTTGCAGCGGGCGGTCAGCGAGTAG
- the pta gene encoding phosphate acetyltransferase, producing the protein MLKNLYIAAIEPGNGKSLVLLGLMELLSKRVGRLGFFRPVIHAGNTPDNDIDLVRSRYAIAAPYESQFALTHDEAQALLAAGHTDALLKRVVEAYKALEAQCDFVVCEGVDATEIGSAFVDDFDAQVANLLAAPIALVSSGEGKTLEELVSNVRTEREAFLNYGCAIAATFINRIAPEMREELGDRLQESWQTEDPVFLLPEEPRITKPTVAEVMNTLGGVLVMGDDSQLNRDVLGYKVAAMQLPNFLTHVQEGALVIAPGDRADIVLGCLTTMFAENYPKISGIALTGGLELAPSVRALLDSFRRSPLPIFAVATDTYETATRTSQVRAQLNPFTERKIAAALGLFESSVDLSRLEARIEVARSTRMTPLMFEYELIQQAKTMRQRIVLPEGSDERILRASEILLQRNVVDVTLLGNRGQIQEAIAALGLHLDGATLIDPLESDWQEDFAQTYYELRQHKGITLEFAHDLMRDVSYFGTMMVYKRLADGMVSGALHTTAHTIRPALEFIRTQPGCSIVSSVFLMCLEDRVLVYGDCAVNPNPNPQQLADIAISSAETAALFGIEPLVAMLSYSTGDSGKGEDVDKVREAVRIARSQRPDLQIEGPIQYDAAVDASVAKTKLPDSKVAGHATVFIFPDLNTGNNTYKAVQRSANAVAIGPILQGLRKPVNDLSRGCTVPDIVNTVAITAIQAQRVQAAAGSVEPERVGAGA; encoded by the coding sequence ATGCTTAAAAACCTCTACATTGCTGCAATCGAACCCGGCAACGGCAAGTCGCTGGTGCTGCTGGGTCTGATGGAACTGCTGTCAAAGCGGGTAGGGCGGCTGGGCTTTTTTCGTCCGGTGATCCACGCGGGCAACACGCCAGACAACGATATCGATCTGGTCCGCAGCCGCTATGCGATCGCCGCACCCTACGAGTCGCAGTTTGCCCTCACCCACGACGAAGCGCAGGCGTTGTTAGCGGCGGGCCACACCGATGCGCTGCTAAAGCGGGTGGTGGAAGCGTATAAGGCGCTGGAGGCACAGTGCGATTTTGTCGTGTGCGAAGGCGTGGACGCGACGGAGATCGGCTCTGCCTTTGTGGATGATTTTGACGCGCAGGTGGCAAATTTGCTAGCAGCGCCAATTGCCCTGGTATCCAGCGGCGAGGGCAAAACGCTGGAAGAACTGGTGAGCAACGTGCGGACTGAGCGAGAAGCGTTTCTCAACTACGGCTGCGCGATCGCCGCTACGTTCATCAACCGGATCGCGCCAGAAATGCGCGAGGAACTGGGCGATCGCCTCCAGGAAAGCTGGCAGACGGAAGACCCCGTATTTTTGCTGCCGGAGGAGCCGCGCATCACCAAGCCCACGGTTGCTGAAGTGATGAACACGCTGGGCGGCGTGCTGGTCATGGGCGACGACAGCCAGCTCAACCGCGACGTGCTGGGCTATAAGGTGGCGGCGATGCAGTTGCCTAACTTTCTGACCCATGTGCAGGAAGGGGCGCTGGTGATTGCACCGGGCGATCGCGCAGACATCGTGCTGGGCTGCCTGACGACGATGTTTGCCGAAAATTATCCCAAGATTTCCGGCATCGCACTGACGGGCGGGCTGGAGCTGGCTCCGTCGGTGCGGGCGCTGCTGGACAGCTTTCGGCGATCGCCCCTGCCCATCTTTGCCGTCGCCACCGATACCTACGAAACCGCCACCCGCACCAGCCAGGTGCGCGCCCAGCTCAACCCGTTCACCGAGCGCAAAATCGCCGCCGCCCTGGGGCTGTTTGAATCGTCGGTGGATTTGTCCAGGCTGGAGGCCCGTATTGAGGTGGCCCGCTCGACGCGCATGACCCCGCTGATGTTTGAATATGAGCTGATTCAGCAGGCAAAGACAATGCGCCAGCGAATTGTGCTGCCAGAGGGAAGCGACGAGCGCATCCTGCGGGCCAGCGAAATCTTGCTCCAGCGCAACGTGGTGGACGTGACGCTGCTGGGCAATCGGGGACAGATTCAGGAGGCGATCGCCGCCCTCGGACTCCATCTCGACGGCGCAACGCTGATCGACCCGCTAGAATCAGACTGGCAAGAAGATTTCGCCCAGACCTATTACGAACTGCGCCAGCACAAAGGCATCACGCTGGAGTTTGCCCACGACCTGATGCGCGATGTCAGCTACTTTGGCACGATGATGGTCTATAAAAGACTGGCGGACGGCATGGTGTCGGGAGCGCTGCACACCACCGCCCACACGATTCGTCCAGCACTGGAATTTATCCGCACGCAGCCTGGCTGCTCGATTGTGTCCAGCGTGTTTCTCATGTGTTTGGAAGACCGCGTGCTGGTCTATGGCGACTGCGCGGTGAACCCCAACCCCAACCCGCAGCAGTTGGCCGACATTGCCATTAGCTCGGCGGAAACCGCTGCTCTGTTTGGCATCGAGCCGCTGGTAGCGATGTTATCTTACTCCACAGGCGACTCTGGCAAAGGTGAAGACGTGGACAAGGTGCGCGAAGCCGTCCGCATTGCCCGAAGCCAGCGCCCCGATTTGCAAATCGAAGGGCCGATCCAATACGACGCGGCGGTGGATGCCAGCGTCGCCAAAACCAAGCTGCCCGATAGTAAAGTGGCGGGTCATGCGACGGTGTTTATCTTCCCCGACCTGAACACGGGCAACAATACGTACAAGGCCGTGCAGCGCTCTGCCAACGCCGTCGCCATTGGTCCCATCCTCCAGGGCTTGAGAAAACCCGTCAACGACCTCAGCCGGGGCTGCACCGTGCCCGATATTGTGAACACTGTCGCCATCACTGCAATTCAGGCGCAGCGGGTGCAGGCCGCTGCTGGCAGTGTAGAGCCGGAAAGAGTAGGTGCTGGTGCGTGA
- a CDS encoding putative 2-aminoethylphosphonate ABC transporter permease subunit: MNLGRVWVIAVNVFREVIRDRILYLLGFFAIALVAIAALLPEVAAGTEQKILLDVGLAAINLTGLVIAIFVGTGLVNKEIEKRTVYVLISKPVSKAEFILGKHLGLAAVLAVLVAAMTLIYVAVVSFYRLPFPLGSILITVLFQFLELSLIVAVAILFGVFTSSLLAIALTVGIYLMGHFSRDLVSLGSLSENPALKQVTQGLYLLLPDLARLNLKNQAVYGLAALPPAPELWANAAYGVLYTVLLLAIATLFLLTGVVLPLVPMIQRSFQDTEGNWVGWANYARYLTTPSLLVSFTNTISVAIASTLLSVILGFLYAYALTRTAMRGKGIFRILGTLPLFIPPLAHAIGLIYLFGNKGLFTTGFFGLLPPFDIGLYGPVGITLGEALYCFPQAVVILATALSLTDARLYEAADVMRTPPLRTFLTVTLPSVKYGLMSAIFVCFTLAFTDFGVPKVVGGNFNVLATDIYKQVIGQQNFSMGATISVFLLLPTVLAFILDRIVQRRQTAMVSAKSVPYQPKPKPALDWLMFAICGAIACFVLLVFAAIVLASIVKVWPYNFEPTLRHYNFNAVGGGGYAAYWNSIRMSLYTAIFGTAAVFAIAYLVEKGKGLKGLRLANYFLATIPLALPGLVLGLAYVFFFNNPTWNIGGLVLRNPLNWLYGTMAILVLCNIIHFFTVCFLTATTALKQIDPEFESVSASMRVPFYKTFWRVTLPLCVPAILDIGIYFFVNAMVTISAIVFLYPPTLPLAAVAIVNMDDAGDIAPAAAMSTLIVVTSIGVRLLYWFLTRGLQTRTQAWRSQAR, encoded by the coding sequence GTGAATCTCGGTCGCGTGTGGGTGATTGCCGTAAATGTGTTTCGTGAGGTGATTCGCGATCGCATTTTGTATCTGCTGGGATTTTTTGCGATCGCGCTAGTGGCGATCGCCGCGCTGCTGCCAGAAGTCGCCGCAGGCACCGAGCAAAAGATTTTGCTGGATGTAGGGCTGGCGGCCATCAACCTGACAGGGCTGGTGATTGCCATTTTCGTGGGCACTGGGCTGGTTAATAAAGAAATCGAGAAGCGCACGGTCTACGTGCTGATTTCCAAACCCGTCAGCAAGGCAGAATTTATTCTGGGCAAGCATTTGGGGCTGGCAGCCGTGCTGGCGGTGCTGGTGGCGGCGATGACGCTCATCTACGTGGCGGTGGTGAGCTTTTATCGGCTGCCTTTTCCGCTGGGCAGCATTTTAATTACGGTGCTGTTTCAATTTTTGGAACTGTCGCTAATCGTTGCAGTGGCGATTTTGTTTGGCGTATTCACCAGTTCTTTGCTGGCGATCGCTCTTACGGTCGGCATTTACCTCATGGGTCACTTTAGCCGCGATCTGGTCAGCCTGGGCAGCCTCAGCGAAAACCCCGCCCTGAAACAAGTCACGCAAGGGCTGTATCTGTTGCTGCCTGATTTGGCTCGGCTCAACCTGAAAAATCAAGCGGTCTATGGATTGGCTGCCCTGCCGCCTGCCCCCGAACTCTGGGCTAACGCGGCTTACGGTGTGCTGTATACGGTGCTGCTGCTGGCGATCGCCACATTATTTCTGCTTACGGGCGTGGTGCTGCCGCTGGTGCCGATGATCCAGCGGAGCTTTCAGGATACTGAGGGCAACTGGGTAGGCTGGGCCAACTACGCTCGCTACCTGACCACGCCCTCGCTGCTGGTGTCATTCACAAATACAATCTCGGTGGCGATCGCCAGCACGCTCCTATCCGTCATTTTAGGATTCCTCTACGCCTACGCGCTGACGCGCACCGCCATGCGCGGCAAAGGGATCTTTCGCATTCTCGGTACTTTGCCGCTGTTTATTCCGCCGCTGGCCCATGCGATTGGGCTAATTTACCTGTTTGGTAATAAGGGCCTGTTTACGACTGGATTTTTTGGGCTGTTGCCGCCGTTTGATATCGGACTCTACGGCCCCGTTGGCATTACTCTGGGTGAGGCGCTCTACTGCTTTCCGCAGGCAGTCGTGATTCTGGCGACCGCCCTCAGCCTGACGGATGCCCGCCTTTATGAAGCCGCCGACGTGATGAGAACGCCGCCGCTGCGGACGTTTTTGACGGTAACACTGCCCAGCGTCAAGTATGGGCTGATGAGCGCCATTTTTGTCTGTTTTACCCTGGCCTTCACCGACTTTGGTGTACCCAAGGTGGTGGGCGGCAACTTCAACGTGCTGGCCACTGACATCTACAAGCAGGTGATTGGCCAGCAAAATTTTTCGATGGGCGCAACTATCAGCGTTTTTCTGTTGCTGCCAACGGTTTTAGCGTTTATCCTCGATCGCATCGTGCAGCGCCGCCAGACAGCAATGGTCAGCGCCAAGTCGGTGCCCTACCAGCCCAAGCCCAAGCCCGCCCTCGATTGGCTGATGTTTGCGATTTGTGGGGCGATCGCCTGCTTTGTGCTGCTGGTATTTGCGGCAATCGTCCTGGCTTCGATCGTCAAGGTCTGGCCCTACAACTTTGAGCCAACGCTGCGGCACTACAACTTCAACGCAGTCGGAGGCGGGGGCTACGCTGCCTACTGGAACAGCATTCGCATGTCGCTCTATACGGCGATTTTTGGGACTGCTGCTGTCTTTGCGATCGCCTACCTCGTCGAAAAGGGCAAAGGACTCAAGGGCTTGCGGCTGGCCAATTATTTCCTGGCAACCATTCCCTTGGCGCTGCCCGGACTGGTGCTGGGGCTGGCCTACGTATTCTTCTTCAACAATCCCACCTGGAATATTGGCGGGCTGGTGCTCAGAAACCCGCTGAACTGGCTCTACGGCACGATGGCCATTTTGGTGCTGTGCAACATCATCCACTTTTTCACGGTTTGTTTTCTCACGGCCACCACTGCCCTCAAGCAGATTGATCCAGAGTTTGAGTCGGTATCTGCCTCGATGCGGGTGCCGTTTTACAAAACCTTTTGGCGCGTCACGCTGCCGCTCTGCGTTCCAGCCATTTTAGACATCGGCATTTACTTTTTTGTGAATGCGATGGTAACAATTTCTGCCATCGTTTTTCTCTATCCGCCAACGTTGCCGCTGGCGGCCGTGGCTATTGTCAACATGGATGATGCTGGAGACATTGCGCCCGCTGCGGCCATGTCTACCCTCATCGTGGTCACCAGTATCGGCGTGCGCCTGCTGTACTGGTTTTTGACACGCGGCCTGCAAACCCGAACCCAAGCTTGGCGATCGCAGGCAAGATAA